A genomic window from Cytobacillus suaedae includes:
- a CDS encoding tripartite tricarboxylate transporter TctB family protein, whose amino-acid sequence MSPSEIIYFFLIGAIVIVVIMFVWLLFRKRKKWAIALTSAVVMGYLGYYVYYPTLKVNTHEDRYERLVAYLGEYYPDREFTILPEHYEDGYTVGQFEVNNIKNPTMGVTLRVDKEGKVTQIGTWSNQEYPTQHELWQEIEFLYGETYTLNKEISEIIKRDEWIEGELTAFALTIDEIPTIALFNYSSEGYSLLELQKGDREGFVSIEEDGYVFVYIDERYQGETVTVHLKNGEEFTLNVYQNKGRLIVEK is encoded by the coding sequence ATGAGCCCCAGTGAAATTATATATTTTTTTCTTATTGGAGCTATCGTAATAGTTGTTATTATGTTTGTCTGGCTTCTATTTAGAAAACGTAAAAAATGGGCGATTGCGTTAACGAGTGCAGTTGTCATGGGGTATCTAGGATACTATGTATACTATCCTACTTTAAAAGTAAACACGCATGAGGATCGATATGAACGTCTAGTCGCCTATTTAGGAGAATATTACCCAGATAGAGAATTTACTATTTTACCGGAACATTATGAAGATGGATATACGGTCGGTCAGTTCGAAGTTAATAATATTAAAAATCCGACGATGGGTGTGACCTTACGTGTTGACAAAGAAGGAAAAGTAACACAAATAGGCACTTGGTCAAATCAAGAATATCCAACACAACACGAACTGTGGCAAGAAATTGAATTTTTGTATGGGGAAACCTATACATTAAATAAAGAGATCTCAGAAATAATTAAACGTGATGAATGGATAGAGGGTGAGTTAACAGCATTTGCATTGACCATTGATGAGATACCTACCATTGCGTTATTTAATTACTCAAGTGAAGGTTATAGCCTATTGGAATTGCAAAAAGGAGATCGTGAAGGATTCGTTTCTATTGAAGAAGATGGTTATGTATTTGTCTATATCGATGAACGCTATCAAGGAGAAACAGTGACGGTTCATTTAAAAAATGGTGAGGAGTTCACTTTGAATGTTTACCAAAATAAAGGTCGACTGATTGTAGAGAAGTGA